A part of Cannabis sativa cultivar Pink pepper isolate KNU-18-1 chromosome 6, ASM2916894v1, whole genome shotgun sequence genomic DNA contains:
- the LOC115724912 gene encoding uncharacterized protein LOC115724912 isoform X2, giving the protein MFNICYAKKKKSIINEKTKEAMLQLQEREEKNEDSSKEKTMNDSFSEIMGGEKYGSIRMFRFDVCPFDVWKDKSTWKMSQNKYVAALELKVDDLESQLENLQTMLNNQNNGNTLDRGDITTSSNLV; this is encoded by the exons ATGTTCAACATCTGTTAtgcaaagaaaaagaagagtaTCATAAATGAGAAGACAAAAGAGGCTATG TTACAAttacaagagagagaagaaaagaatgaGGATTCATCAAAAGAAAAGACTATGAATGATTCATTTTCTGAAATTATGGGTGGGGAAAAATATGGATCAATTCGCATGTTTAGATTCGACGTCTGCCCATTCGATGTGTGGAAAGATAAATCAACTTGGAAAATGAGTCAAAATAAGTATGTAGCTGCGCTGGAGTTAAAAGTAGATGATCTAGAATCTCAACTTGAAAATCTTCAGACTATGTTGAACAACCAAAACAATGGCAAT ACTTTAGATCGTGGTGACATTACCACATCTTCAAATCtagtttag
- the LOC115724912 gene encoding uncharacterized protein LOC115724912 isoform X1 has protein sequence MFNICYAKKKKSIINEKTKEAMLQLQEREEKNEDSSKEKTMNDSFSEIMGGEKYGSIRMFRFDVCPFDVWKDKSTWKMSQNKYVAALELKVDDLESQLENLQTMLNNQNNGNVISTVQTLDRGDITTSSNLV, from the exons ATGTTCAACATCTGTTAtgcaaagaaaaagaagagtaTCATAAATGAGAAGACAAAAGAGGCTATG TTACAAttacaagagagagaagaaaagaatgaGGATTCATCAAAAGAAAAGACTATGAATGATTCATTTTCTGAAATTATGGGTGGGGAAAAATATGGATCAATTCGCATGTTTAGATTCGACGTCTGCCCATTCGATGTGTGGAAAGATAAATCAACTTGGAAAATGAGTCAAAATAAGTATGTAGCTGCGCTGGAGTTAAAAGTAGATGATCTAGAATCTCAACTTGAAAATCTTCAGACTATGTTGAACAACCAAAACAATGGCAATGTGATATCTACTGTACAG ACTTTAGATCGTGGTGACATTACCACATCTTCAAATCtagtttag